AGAATTTTTTGCGTAATTAATGTCTAATAACTTAAGTCACTGTTATTCTTTAAATGCAGTGCTATGCTCTGTTTATTAAATTCCATAAGTTAGGAGAATTCTCCAGTTGGATAATTCTGAATGCGAACAAGCTTGGTTTACGGTAGAGGATCTAGACAAAAAATACGATGATTCCTTATGTGAATGTTGCCAATCTGGGAGTAACTCCGCAATGGTAAACTCCTGTTCTATAGAAGAGTTGGTTCCTAATGAGATATTGGTTGAAGTGCTGCATTCGGAATTAGCGAAGATTACGGAATTTCTTTCATTTCCCTTTGTATTTTTCTTAACAGACCGATCAGGTAATATTATGGATATTGTCAGTCCATTCGAGAAGGTTCATGAGAAATTAGAACACTTCGGAATTAAAAGTGGAACCAATCTTTCAAAGCAATTCTCAGGATTAAATGCTGTTTCCCTGGCAATGGAGGTTAAGTCTATTGCAGTAGTGCGGGGATATGAGCATAATATGCCAATGTTCAAAGAGTGGAATTGTGTATGTGCTCCTATAAAGGTGAACGGTCTCATATGTGGATATATTAACATCTCATTTGAAGCCCATCGACCCATTGGTTTTTCGATACTTTTTATTAAACAATTATCCGAAAAGATAGTTTTGAGGCTGAAGGAACGAAGTCCAGGATTAATTGAGTATAGCTTTCAAGAGAAGTGTAACTCGTATCACTTATCCCCTAGAGAGAGGGATGTGGCGTACCATTGGTCACTAAGAAAAGGTGCGCTGCAAATATCCAATGATCTTAATGTGACAGAAGGTACTGTACGGAATATCGTTAAGAGTATTTACAGTAAGATGAATATCAGCGAGCGATGGGAACTGATTGAGCTATTAAAGTTATAACTCTGGATAGATGAAGTTCAAACGGCAAGCCTCCGAGTCAGTGGGAGCTTACCGTCTTTTTGTTTATGGATTCAGCTTGTCCACACTAAGCGTATAGGTCTGATCCAGTAACCATTTGCCTTCTTTGGATTTCTTCAGCGTAGAAACAGAGGTTGTGCGGTTATCCTGAAAGTCAGGGCCTTTTAGTTTAGTACTCGTCTGAACTGTATAAACGGCTGCAGTATCCTTGGTATAATCAATGATTTTGGCTGATTCCAGAGTAGACTTTAGATCATAGACTGCAAAAATTTGGCTGAGGATCTGTTTTGTCTGTTCGAACACCGGTGACTCAGGATCAAGGGTAGAGAGCATGCCCTGCACATTCTCTGAATTGGTATAGTCCAGGTTGCTCTGAAGCACAGCCAATATATCTGTTTCATCCGCCTTCGGCACGGCAGGCTTAGCATTCAGTTGTTGGTCAGGGAGGGTATATTGTATAGCTTTAATCTGCAAATTGTTGATTTTCCAATCGTCAGTACTGGCAGTACGCGTTAAACTGTAAATATATTCAGTGGTATTATCCAAGCTGAACGGGCCGCTGTGATGTGTAGTCGTTTCAACGGTTTG
This window of the Paenibacillus sp. FSL R10-2734 genome carries:
- a CDS encoding LuxR C-terminal-related transcriptional regulator; translated protein: MDNSECEQAWFTVEDLDKKYDDSLCECCQSGSNSAMVNSCSIEELVPNEILVEVLHSELAKITEFLSFPFVFFLTDRSGNIMDIVSPFEKVHEKLEHFGIKSGTNLSKQFSGLNAVSLAMEVKSIAVVRGYEHNMPMFKEWNCVCAPIKVNGLICGYINISFEAHRPIGFSILFIKQLSEKIVLRLKERSPGLIEYSFQEKCNSYHLSPRERDVAYHWSLRKGALQISNDLNVTEGTVRNIVKSIYSKMNISERWELIELLKL